The window TACTGCATGTGCTTTGCATTGCTCTTAAAGTACCATGGACAGCTTTTGTAGTGTCATACTTGTCCATGTGCTACATATGTATTGTATTCACTTTTAGAAATATTTTAATGCACTATTTGAATTTGTGGGCAAATTTGCTTTGTTTTTGTAATGGATGTAGGAAGTGGATATATTGTAAACGATCACTTGTTTCATTTTGACAGCAGATTAATGAAAGACAGTACAGCAGTAATGAAGTCGAAAGGGCCAGGGCAAATGCTGACAAATCAGGACATGGTCAATCTACAACTATTTTTGATAAAATCATTAGAAAAGAAATACCAGCTGATATAATATTTGAAGATGAAAAATGCTTGGCCTTTAATGATGTTAATCCTCAAGCCCCTACACATTTTTTAGTAATTCCTAAAAAGAATATACCTATGCTGGATAAGGCAGAGGACTCGGATGAAGAGGTAATAGTTTCATTGCAAAGTTTTGAATGAAAATTCTGGACGTCGGAGAtaaactatcgtaaatgcaaaaacAATCATTTTGAGGATTTTTTCGTATGTAACTTGTTTTGGTTGTGTCATCTTATGATGCACTATTGTATGTTTTgtaggaatgaagataagctatgtgatactgttgtatgtgcaaggagaacccagtGATAAACAATGATAAGTGATCGACTGATCGTACAATAATTCAACCTAATGCCATTCACCGCATTCCCTATCATATTAGCTCTTACCGTGGTCAGTCAGAACTGTCAATTCAATCTGTCTTAAAGGTAGCAAAATACTTGCCTCGGCAGCTTCTTTCTGCTcacctgtaaagttagtgaaatatcACTTACAATAGTTTACCTCTAATGTCCAGAATACCTGTCACAGTTTATTAATGGAGAGTgaaatactactttttttttttttttttttttcagctcttGGGATATCTCCTACTTGTAGCAAAGAAGCTGGCAAAGGAGAAGTTAAAGAATGGATACAGAGTTGGTAAATATGAATAGGACTGCATTTTCTGCCTTTTATATTAATTATTAACACGTTCGTGGCCGCTTGGATATTggcaaccattaccgtggtaccATGATACttttttgtttaaaggggtttATTCCTGTctccttatgcattttagattattattttaattatttcaacattatttatgtgCGGCACTACCGATGAGTTTTTCGCCTTTGGTGCCGTTTGATGCAGCATGTGCgtcatgactggtaatgaagtgGAATGAGGAAAGTACTGTTTTGTTCAATTGTAAaacttctttacaacagaaaaataagtttttgatcatttcacacaaaaatactgtgcagtagaatcttattattgctgtgtgaacagtgtatacttacattactccataagctgtacaatgtaactagtcaaTACAGTGTGCTACTGTTGTCCCTATCAATTCTGTCACTGTCACTAGTgttcaggagagcttccagactatcatcattaattgcaaatcTCTTAACATTTCAGAAAGTATACCGActtgtaatggctacagagattgtaactaacaattgatctgaCGTCTGGATggcgcatatgtttaataacacctcagcaatgcacagataagaggtctgtttgtttacatacatattggaGGAAATACAAGCTTTAATAATTGGCATGGAGTGTGACGCACGtgtcatcggcactgagtgaaagtgaagTCATGATGCATATGTGTCGTCACCGGCTGCGAACGTGTTAAGGAAGAAGCACTGTAGAGAAACATCCTCCAGATCTTTGTACTTACTGTCAGTGTTACAGGAGTTTTGAGTTATTGTTACACTATATTATCACCAAGTAGTAACCGACACTCTTTTGATGGGTGTTGCCAAAGTCAAATATCAGCTGTTACATAGAATTTGAGTACTTAATGGTGCATAGCaattcagaggacaaattggggtaaatattcgtttataggaaggggagttagggattggaataacttaccaagggagatgttcaataaatttccaatttctttgcaatcatttaagaaaaggctaggaaaacaacagatagggaatctgccacctggacgactgccctaaatgcagattagtagcaattgattgattgaattctgtTGCAAACTGTTGGATAGAAAGCAGAAGGCAGTGCCAGTTCACTCTGAGagactgccggtggcttcaagtagcctacgcagtggcctcgacggtatgcactagccttgcgtcttggtgggtgtgctaagtaccaactgatgagcccaacttagcacacgggggcaaaacgctggcaaccaggaataagttagctggaaaattcataatgtccaataacggactatttatattggtattataaatttactcattcgggacaaatatttctgattccctatgggaatcaacatgtatatcatatgatggccaagcaggcatcaatttttagcaagtagacaaagtctctcatagtgcgttggcactgccggtggcttcaagtagcctacgcagtggcctccacggtatgcactagccatgcgtcttggtgggtatgctaagtaccaactgatgagcccaacttaacactcGGGGGTGAATCGctgaaaccaggaatgagttagctggaaattttataatgtccaataacggatgtccaataacggaccatttatattggtacataccacttagaagtaactaatctcattttgttctgtattgaagatacaataagtaaaactctttcaagattaaaattattgtatccacctattcaatacaaatatagttacttgtaatttgagaaattctattCGTATTGGTTATACCTTTCCTCTGCGTGGGTCTTAGAAATTTCGGAACCAATTTTTGCTCTAGATATTGTTTTAAATAAGCTatgtattatataatattatatatttgtattgaataggtggacacaataattttaattttgaaagagTTTTACAtaacacttagtcaagcagctcgtctcctatctcccaagttttcccagcccaaactttgcaacatttgtgtaacgctactctttttcggaaatcacccagaacaaatcgagctgctttcctttggattttttccagttcttggttTAAGTAagacaacataaggcaagcaggtataagtattcattctggtgaaagaagaatttgtaagctacgaaaaggttaaagatgacaaacatgaaattctaggtgtaaggctcatttctaaagataataggcaacttgatgtactcagaaagtgatggaaccaactataaggaagaatattctggatgtggtgctggtaaaaccaaattaGCTCTACAGATAAACCAAAGTaacagatggcattagtgatcacaaatttttttgtcctagttaaaaataaatgttatagaaagaaaggtcttaaaag is drawn from Anabrus simplex isolate iqAnaSimp1 chromosome 1, ASM4041472v1, whole genome shotgun sequence and contains these coding sequences:
- the LOC136857002 gene encoding adenosine 5'-monophosphoramidase HINT1 isoform X1, with translation MIRALVNNISYGTKIGTVCGVVGFQNKVSFFTRQINERQYSSNEVERARANADKSGHGQSTTIFDKIIRKEIPADIIFEDEKCLAFNDVNPQAPTHFLVIPKKNIPMLDKAEDSDEELLGYLLLVAKKLAKEKLKNGYRVVINNGPDGCQSVYHLHIHILGGRQMNWPPG
- the LOC136857002 gene encoding adenosine 5'-monophosphoramidase HINT1 isoform X4, encoding MIRALQINERQYSSNEVERARANADKSGHGQSTTIFDKIIRKEIPADIIFEDEKCLAFNDVNPQAPTHFLVIPKKNIPMLDKAEDSDEELLGYLLLVAKKLAKEKLKNGYRVVINNGPDGCQSVYHLHIHILGGRQMNWPPG
- the LOC136857002 gene encoding adenosine 5'-monophosphoramidase HINT1 isoform X6, coding for MQINERQYSSNEVERARANADKSGHGQSTTIFDKIIRKEIPADIIFEDEKCLAFNDVNPQAPTHFLVIPKKNIPMLDKAEDSDEELLGYLLLVAKKLAKEKLKNGYRVVINNGPDGCQSVYHLHIHILGGRQMNWPPG
- the LOC136857002 gene encoding adenosine 5'-monophosphoramidase HINT1 isoform X3, which translates into the protein MPSMKGKTCNKQINERQYSSNEVERARANADKSGHGQSTTIFDKIIRKEIPADIIFEDEKCLAFNDVNPQAPTHFLVIPKKNIPMLDKAEDSDEELLGYLLLVAKKLAKEKLKNGYRVVINNGPDGCQSVYHLHIHILGGRQMNWPPG
- the LOC136857002 gene encoding adenosine 5'-monophosphoramidase HINT1 isoform X7, whose translation is MINERQYSSNEVERARANADKSGHGQSTTIFDKIIRKEIPADIIFEDEKCLAFNDVNPQAPTHFLVIPKKNIPMLDKAEDSDEELLGYLLLVAKKLAKEKLKNGYRVVINNGPDGCQSVYHLHIHILGGRQMNWPPG
- the LOC136857002 gene encoding adenosine 5'-monophosphoramidase HINT1 isoform X2, yielding MIRALVNNISYGTKIGTVCGVVGFQNKVSFFTRINERQYSSNEVERARANADKSGHGQSTTIFDKIIRKEIPADIIFEDEKCLAFNDVNPQAPTHFLVIPKKNIPMLDKAEDSDEELLGYLLLVAKKLAKEKLKNGYRVVINNGPDGCQSVYHLHIHILGGRQMNWPPG
- the LOC136857002 gene encoding adenosine 5'-monophosphoramidase HINT1 isoform X5, whose product is MIRALINERQYSSNEVERARANADKSGHGQSTTIFDKIIRKEIPADIIFEDEKCLAFNDVNPQAPTHFLVIPKKNIPMLDKAEDSDEELLGYLLLVAKKLAKEKLKNGYRVVINNGPDGCQSVYHLHIHILGGRQMNWPPG